The DNA segment CAAGTCCGGTAATGATTGACCGCGACATGTTGAGATTCTCCAGCTGCCCACAATTCATGGAAGTCAACTGCAAGTCCGATAAGGCTATCAACGGCCTCATTGGACTGCAGTTGAGAAGGCTCCCGCCTCAGTAGGTGACAACTTCGGTTCGACGTTGTCCCAGACGGCAAAAACCAACAGTCGGCCCCATCAAGCTTGATGGGGCCGACTGTTCGCGGTTTCCTGAGAGTGTGAAATCAACAGAGGGGAGCTGCCCAGCAGGCTACCGCACTCACCGGGCACTTCAAAACGCATGCCAGTCACCTCCGCATCGATACACTCCAGCGCCTCATTGACGTCCTCCTGGCGATGATTGCCGCGAGGAGCGTCAATCATCACGACCTGAGTGCCCATATGCCGGGGATGAGTACCCCGCAGGGCAAGAAGAGACGAGCAGACCGCACCTTCCGGGATGAGCAGCTGGACAGGGGCTTTTTCATCGCTCTGCTTGTCGTCCATCTTCCACCGGGGAAGGTTTTGCTAAGTCTGGACCGCACCAATTGGGAGCACGGGGAAACGCCCATCAACTTTCTGGTGCTTGGAGCCGTGGTTCACGGCTTCACCCTGCCGCTCATCTGGGTGCCTCTCGACCAGTCTGGGAACAGTCACACCTACGCTCGAATGTGGCTGGTGTTGAAGCTCCTTCGGGCCTGGCCAGCGAAACGCTGGCTGGGTCTGGTGGCCGATCGGGAGTTCATCGGCGCGGAATGGTTCCGCTTTCTTCGTCGTCAGGGCATCAAGAGGGCAATTCGTATCCGACAGACCGACATGCTAGACGACATGAATGGGAAAGAGTGGTTTGAGCACGTCCAGCACGGTCATTTTCACGAGATTGGCGAAAAGGTGTTCGTGTTCGGGGAGTTGATGCGGGTGGTCGCAACGAGGTCACCCACAGGTGACCTCGTCATCATCGCCACAGATTTCAGTGCTCGGAAGACCTGGAGGCTCTACAAACAGCGCTGGTCGATAGAGTGCACCTTCAGCAGTTTCAAAAAGCGAGGCTTTGACTTAGAGCGAACCGGAATGACGGAAAGGAGCCGTCTACAGCGACTCTTCGGCCTGGTGACATTGGCTTGGATGTTCTGTTTGCGCCTGGGGGTCTGGCTGAGCCAGACCTGGCCCATCCCCGTTCTGAAGCATGGTCGGAGAGCGGTCAGTCTGGTGCGGCACGGTGCTCAGCATCTCGTGGATGCCCTACGGTGGAAACCCCAACAGTTCATGGCGATCCTGGAGGTGTTCATCCAGGCTTTTTGCCCGCCAGGAGCGGCTGAAAGTGAAGTTGTCACCTACTGAGCTGGAAGCCATCCAACAAGTGTGTGTGAACGGGCAATTCAGTGCAGTCGATTTAACTCGTGAACTGACGGCTCGGAAGGCCAAGGGCGCAAATGCGGTCAAGGCTTACCTCGATTGGCTCATGAACGAGGTCAGAGCGCTCCTTGAGCATTGAGGGGCAGAATTGAGCATGACTTTACCCCGGGATTCAGCGAAGTACTTGTGCCTCGCCAAGGGCTGGGACCGCCTGATGTACTGCGAAAAAGAGCCCGGTGCCCGGGCAAGCAGAACGGCGCAGGCTGCCACTGGGGTAAACTGAGGCCACCTGAGCCAGGGGAAGCCCGGTGACGGTGCGGCCTGGCTTTTTCCAGTCCCGCACCCATTCCGGCACTGTCGCGCAGCGGTGAATCGGCCTTAAGGGCCGTCAGTCCGAATGCCTCTCAGGGACGCGAACGGTTCCGCAGGTCCATGCAGTTGGCCTGCTGAAACACGTCCGCACCTCTCGCCGTCAGAGGGCCAGTTTTCTGAGCGCGCCACACCTGCCTTTTGGTGCCTGCTCTGGCCCCGGCCTGGGCAGGTTTTTTCGTGCGCCTGCCCAGACCTGCCGCCCCCGCACCCGGAGTGTTCTATGCGCCTGATTTCGCTCACGCTGCTGGCCTTATTGTCCAGCGCCGCCGCCACCAAGTATCCCCTCACTGTCACTGACGATCTGGGGCGCACGGTGGTCATCAAATCCGAACCCAGGCGCGTCGTCGCCATGCTGCCCTCACACACCGAAACCCTGGTCGCCCTGGGCGCCGCTGACAAACTGGTGGCGGTGGACACCTACAGCAACTTTCCCAGGCGTGTGGTGGAGAAACTGCCCCGAGTCGGCAGCGCCTTCAAGCCCGATCTCGAAGCGATTG comes from the Deinococcus radiodurans R1 = ATCC 13939 = DSM 20539 genome and includes:
- a CDS encoding IS4-like element ISDra1 family transposase, with amino-acid sequence MIAARSVNHHDLSAHMPGMSTPQGKKRRADRTFRDEQLDRGFFIALLVVHLPPGKVLLSLDRTNWEHGETPINFLVLGAVVHGFTLPLIWVPLDQSGNSHTYARMWLVLKLLRAWPAKRWLGLVADREFIGAEWFRFLRRQGIKRAIRIRQTDMLDDMNGKEWFEHVQHGHFHEIGEKVFVFGELMRVVATRSPTGDLVIIATDFSARKTWRLYKQRWSIECTFSSFKKRGFDLERTGMTERSRLQRLFGLVTLAWMFCLRLGVWLSQTWPIPVLKHGRRAVSLVRHGAQHLVDALRWKPQQFMAILEVFIQAFCPPGAAESEVVTY